The Amblyomma americanum isolate KBUSLIRL-KWMA chromosome 6, ASM5285725v1, whole genome shotgun sequence genome has a window encoding:
- the LOC144095077 gene encoding histone H3, with protein sequence MARTKQTARKSTGGKAPRKQLATKAARKSAPATGGVKKPHRYRPGTVALREIRRYQKSTELLIRKLPFQRLVREIAQDFKTDLRFQSSAVMALQEASEAYLVGLFEDTNLCAIHAKRVTIMPKDIQLARRIRGERA encoded by the coding sequence ATGGCTCGCACGAAGCAAACCGCGCGCAAGAGCACCGGTGGCAAGGCCCCCCGCAAGCAGCTGGCCACAAAGGCTGCTCGTAAGAGTGCGCCAGCTACCGGAGGCGTGAAGAAGCCTCACAGATATAGGCCTGGCAccgtggcacttcgtgaaattcgCCGATACCAAAAATCGACCGAACTTCTCATCCGCAAGCTGCCCTTCCAGCGCCTGGTGAGAGAAATCGCTCAGGACTTCAAGACCGACCTGCGCTTCCAGAGCTCGGCCGTCATGGCACTTCAGGAGGCCAGCGAGGCATACCTGGTCGGTCTCTTCGAGGACACCAACCTGTGCGCGATCCACGCCAAGCGCGTCACCATCATGCCGAAGGATATCCAGCTGGCGAGGCGCATCCGCGGCGAGCGCGCCTAG
- the LOC144094252 gene encoding histone H2B, whose amino-acid sequence MPPQPSGKAVKKAGKAQKNVRATDKKKKKRRRKESFSIYIYKVLKQVHPDTGVSSKAMSIMNSFVNDIFERIAAESSRLAHYNKRSTITSREIQTAVRLLLPGELAKHAVSEGTKAVTKYTSSK is encoded by the coding sequence ATGCCCCCTCAACCGTCgggaaaggccgtgaagaaggccggaaaggcgcagaagaatgtgcgcgcaaccgacaagaagaagaagaagcgccgcaGGAAGGAGAGCTTCTCCATCTACATCTATAAGGTGCTCAAGCAGGTGCATCCGGACACTGGAGTATCCAGCAAGGCCATGTCCATCATGAACAGCTTCGTGAACGACATCTTCGAGCGCATCGCGGCCGAGTCCTCTCGCCTGGCCCACTACAACAAGCGCTCGACCATCACGAGCCGGGAGATCCAAACTGCGGTGCGTCTCTTGCTGCCTGGCGAGCTGGCCAAGCACGCCGTGTCCGAAGGCACCAAGGCTGTCACCAAGTACACCAGCTCCAAGTAG
- the LOC144094257 gene encoding histone H2A-like, whose product MSGRGKGGKAKGKSKTRSSRAGLQFPVGRIHRLLRKGNYAERVGAGAPVYLAAVLEYLAAEVLELAGNAARDNKKTRIIPRHLQLAIRNDEELNKLLSGVTIAQGGVLPNIQAVLLPKKTEKKA is encoded by the coding sequence ATGTCAGGTCGCGGAAAAGGAGGCAAGGCCAAGGGCAAGAGCAAGACCCGCTCGAGCCGCGCGGGACTGCAGTTCCCCGTGGGTCGAATTCACCGTCTCTTGCGTAAGGGCAACTACGCGGAGCGCGTCGGAGCGGGCGCCCCCGTTTACCTGGCCGCCGTCCTCGAATACCTGGCCGCCGAGGTGCTCGAGCTGGCGGGCAACGCTGCTCGGGACAACAAGAAGACCAGAATCATTCCGCGCCACCTGCAGCTGGCCATCCGAAACGACGAGGAGCTGAACAAGCTGCTCTCGGGAGTTACCATCGCCCAGGGCGgcgtcttgcccaacatccaggcCGTGTTGCTCCCCAAGAAGACCGAGAAGAAGGCGTGA
- the LOC144094253 gene encoding histone H4 has protein sequence MSGRGKGGKGLGKGGAKRHRKVLRDNIQGITKPAIRRLARRGGVKRISGLIYEETRGVLKVFLENVIRDAVTYTEHAKRKTVTAMDVVYALKRQGRTLYGFGG, from the coding sequence ATGTCTGGTCGCGGAAAAGGTGGCAAGGGACTCGGCAAGGGAGGCGCGAAGCGCCATCGCAAGGTATTGCGAGACAACATCCAGGGCATCACCAAGCCCGCCATCCGTCGTCTGGCGCGCCGAGGCGGTGTCAAGCGCATCTCGGGCCTGATCTACGAGGAGACCCGCGGCGTGTTGAAAGTGTTCCTCGAGAATGTGATCCGGGACGCCGTCACGTACACGGAGCACGCTAAGCGCAAGACTGTCACCGCCATGGATGTGGTCTACGCGCTGAAGCGTCAGGGCCGCACTCTGTACGGCTTCGGAGGCTAG
- the LOC144094254 gene encoding histone H2A-like, which translates to MSGRGKGGKGKSKTRSSRAGLQFPVGRIHRLLRKGNYAERVGAGAPVYLAAVLEYLAAEVLELAGNAARDNKKTRIIPRHLQLAIRNDEELNKLLSGVTIAQGGVLPNIQAVLLPKKTEKKA; encoded by the coding sequence ATGTCAGGTCGCGGAAAAGGAGGCAAGGGCAAGAGCAAGACCCGCTCGAGCCGCGCGGGACTGCAGTTCCCCGTGGGTCGAATTCACCGTCTCTTGCGTAAGGGCAACTACGCGGAGCGCGTCGGAGCGGGCGCCCCCGTTTACCTGGCCGCCGTCCTCGAATACCTGGCCGCCGAGGTGCTCGAGCTGGCGGGCAACGCTGCTCGGGACAACAAGAAGACCAGAATCATTCCGCGCCACCTGCAGCTGGCCATCCGAAACGACGAGGAGCTGAACAAGCTGCTCTCGGGAGTTACCATCGCCCAGGGCGgcgtcttgcccaacatccaggcCGTGTTGCTCCCCAAGAAGACCGAGAAGAAGGCGTGA